The window GCCCGAAATCGCGACGCCGACCCCGGACCTGCCCGAAGCCTTCTTCTTCGCGCCCGATGGTGCGACAAAGACGGGCCTTGCCGCGCTGATGCCGGAGAATGATCCGGCCTATCGCGCGCTGTCGCAGGCCGCGATTGCAGCCGCTCCGAACCTTGCCGAGGCAATGGCGCGGATCGATGCCGCCCGCGCCGGAGCGCGCGGCGCCGGTGCGGAACGCCTGCCCAACATCACCGCCGATGGCAGCGTCCGGCGCAACCGCATCAACCCTGCGCAGTTCGGGCAAGCGGGCCAGCAGGGATTCATTCCCGAAGAACAGACCTCCTACGGCGCGAACATCACCGCGAGCTGGGATCCCGACATTTTCGGGCGCCTCAAAGCGCAGGAACGCGCCGCGCTCGCCCGGATCGATGCCGCCAGTGCGCAGGCGCAGGGCGTGCGGTTGGCGCTACTGTCCGAGATTGCCGCAAGCATTACCGACTGGCGCGTGCTCGATGCGAGAGCCGCCGCCATCAGCGCCGATGCCGCCGCTGCAACACAACTTGCAGGCCTCGCAAAGGCGCGGGAGGTTGCCGGGATCGCGCCGGGTTTTGACCGCGTGCGGGCCGAGGCGACCGCCAGTTCCTCGGCCGTGCGCCTTGCCTCGCTTGAAAGCGAGCGGGCGCGCCTGATCGGACGGCTCGTGACGCTGACCGGACAGGATGCAGCCACTGTTCGCTCTGCCCTTTCGACGGCCGCGCCGGCCCTCGCACCTGCTACCGCTCCAGCCGGGCTGCCATCCGATCTGCTCGTCAACCGGCCCGATGTCGCCGCGGCCGCTGCCAATCTTGCCGCCAGCGATGCCAAACTTGCCGCCGCCGCCCGCGCCCGCTTCCCGCGCATTACCCTGTCAGGCGTGCTCGGCCTGCTGGCCTTCAACCCGGGCGATTTCCTCGACACGGACTCGCTGGTCGGATCGCTCACTGCCGGGATCGCCGGACCGCTGCTCGATTTCGGGCGGGTGGGCGCAGGAATCGACGCTGCAGCGGCAGACAAGCGCGCCGCCTTTGCCGCCTATCGCGGT is drawn from Erythrobacter sp. and contains these coding sequences:
- a CDS encoding efflux transporter outer membrane subunit, whose protein sequence is MRRPLLAAAALMPLALAACAMQPAPEIATPTPDLPEAFFFAPDGATKTGLAALMPENDPAYRALSQAAIAAAPNLAEAMARIDAARAGARGAGAERLPNITADGSVRRNRINPAQFGQAGQQGFIPEEQTSYGANITASWDPDIFGRLKAQERAALARIDAASAQAQGVRLALLSEIAASITDWRVLDARAAAISADAAAATQLAGLAKAREVAGIAPGFDRVRAEATASSSAVRLASLESERARLIGRLVTLTGQDAATVRSALSTAAPALAPATAPAGLPSDLLVNRPDVAAAAANLAASDAKLAAAARARFPRITLSGVLGLLAFNPGDFLDTDSLVGSLTAGIAGPLLDFGRVGAGIDAAAADKRAAFAAYRGAVFQALGDAEAAYGVVAAADAEAKLSVAERDQLARAAGLAETRYRAGLASFLEVLEARRAADASGERAAAALGRASRARVVLWRALGGDAAGR